The following proteins come from a genomic window of Metarhizium brunneum chromosome 2, complete sequence:
- the Tf2-12_3 gene encoding Transposon Tf2-12 polyprotein, whose protein sequence is MAPRETTTASGSNETREGPTTISAHDMLAEIIRLRERVQQMEEERQEQATTAATIKKDLGEILRPRSPGPYDGSPGALQGFLTQLRAYHRQFPTKMEESSAKVLHAGGCMTGVALAWFEPIMRDYLNKEKDDREEETNTIFESYDEFEKAIKKAFGTVDEARAAEYYIDGLKQKGSASDYAARFRQLASQLDWEDEPLMSAFYKGLKEEVKDELYRENRPDNLSDYIAMAVRIDDRQYQRRIQKKQGKGTWSPAKGKSYQANQRRKRDEPIAYGHTLNPGRMELDATKKDDKKEKKCYNCGKPGHFANKCKKPRKEWKPVPEGGKKQLNSTNQQKIEVTESEVEHKNLNWTFCYDDNCYVHMSSKQERGWFPKEPRKPKKKIMNFIGNGLQVAKQLVQEDLDEQSMEKRTLAMTGRKELHEPKSPEYLDEDSHQEILDWVRQQAEARKNRREQQYREEQDAQILTTFDEPEDRVREMSVDDDNAILDTPEASEDERSEEETPARLTATQEQAVQRYFPAPTGKHFAIPILAVDTTTAMENQTLWFPEGEKEDDPRLSPRHAEHTRLAWASCAFAMCQAHFQTKARLDAFPIRMKGYPIKAPYFRWELLEWRVKIINNDQTMILEPDSNTPIKCRAHTDPTDNGRSDKMVLDAEVMGHRVRILVDSGAMGNYISPRVVNRYQLPWKHKEAPYELTDIEGKLFAYNDGIINQETDHLEVQIQSHSEVIQLDVMDVSEHDLVLGYPWLWESNPLINWRTGQLKWNETSGQQNQQNSEERTKFRHNLAHEQSSEEKEPSSKLSKDQRQQTSGRKAVKTIGSTVTTSTALQTGIRTTISNKKTKAKIRKVIATLRKDLANTNKKLEGEKRNENDKDDKSPITKEERLKNIPKEYRKYEKLFAEELETGLPEHSQWDHQIELIDGKSTTFHKIYNLNARELETLREYIDEMLAKGYIRASTSEAGYPVMFVPKKNGKLRLVVDYRRLNAITMKDRTPLPLISELRDRLHGMNWFTALDLKGAYNLIRIKKGHEWKTAFRTKFGLFEYLVMPFGLTNAPATFQRMINSVLRKYLDNFVVVYLDDILIFSKTLEDHKRHVHKVLQALQDAKLLVEPAKSKFHTQEVDFLGHTIRPNEIRMEKTKIEAVRNWPTPKNVKDIQSFRGFANYYRRFIKSYGEIAAPLDELTKKDKQWNWNDEAQCAFDKIKELITSEPVLRTFDPEKETELETDSSDFALGAQVGQRDDDGKLHPIAFYSKKLHGAELNYPIYDKEFLAIINAFKEFRHYLMGSKHKVKVYTDHKNISHFATTQQLNGRQIRWAEYLSEFDYEIIHRKGSENGRGDALSRRSDYDTGVPTATGPLLEINKNGNFQQKQLNAILKVQKEDPVYGKIHQWATDNIQHIGDVPTGCTCHPGGVPMYGEKIWIPPELQEECIKEMHEHPVYGHQGIRKTLDKIRRQYDFSGIKKMVEKVVNECIQCGKSKASRHKPYGELQPLPVPTRPWESIAFDHITKLPMSKEPMTNVEYDSIFVVTDRLTKYGYFLPYREASNAEELAYVFLRTIASNHGLPEEIISDRGSTFTSKFWQALMAQLGTNHKLSTAYHPQTDGQTERLNQTLEQYLRCYINHQQDDWVKWLPTAQLAYNSSISESTKQTPAYANYGFNPEVFRTQREGPQAERAMLQADELKRLHEEMRHELEFVRNRMAQYHNRKRSKGPIFGEGDMVYLLRRNIKTTRPSDKLDYKKLGPFAIKKRISTNNYELSLPKTMRNHPIVHISLLEKAPNNAPAEEDIEVMNETEYEVERILDMRTRNKTRQYLIKWKSYGDEENTWEPTEHLKNCQHLLRQYHQQHSTRHPQTQRSNPTRQ, encoded by the exons atggcaccacgcgagactaccaccgcatctggatccaatgaaacccgagagggaccaaccaccatctctgctcacgacatgcttgctgagatcatacgccttcgggaacgggtccaacagatggaagaagaacggcaggaacaagccacgactgcggccacaattaaaaaggacttgggagaaatccttagacccaggtcaccaggaccgtacgacggatccccgggtgcgcttcaaggattcctcactcaactcagggcttaccaccgacaattcccgaccaaaatggaagaatcctctgccaaggtactgcacgcaggagggtgtatgacgggagtggcactcgcatggtttgaacccattatgagggactaccttaacaaagaaaaagacgaccgcgaagaagaaaccaacaccattttcgaaagttacgatgaattcgaaaaagctatcaaaaaggcctttggaacagttgacgaagctagggctgctgagtactacatcgacgggctcaagcagaagggatcggcatccgattatgccgctcgcttcagacaacttgcatctcagcttgactgggaggacgaacctcttatgtcagctttctataaaggacttaaggaagaagtcaaagatgaactctacagggagaacagaccagacaacttatcggactacatcgctatggcggtacgaatcgacgacagacagtatcagcgacgcatacagaagaaacagggtaaaggaacctggagccctgccaaagggaagagttaccaagccaatcaacgcagaaagcgtgacgaacctattgcctatggtcacactcttaaccctggacgaatggagcttgacgctaccaagaaagacgacaaaaaggaaaagaaatgctacaactgcggaaaaccaggacatttcgccaataaatgcaagaaacccaggaaagaatggaagccagtaccagaaggaggtaagaaacaactcaattctactaaccaacagaaaatcgaagttaccgaatcagaggtggaacataagaacctcaactggaccttctgctatgacgacaactgctacgttcacatgagcagcaaacaagaaagaggatggtttccaaaagaaccaagaaaaccaaagaagaaaattatgaacttcataggaaacggactgcaagtagccaaacaactggtacaagaagacctggacgaacaatcaatggaaaagagaacgcttgcaatgacgggacgaaaggaactccatgaaccaaaatcgccagaatatttggacgaagactcgcaccaagaaattctcgattgggtgcgacaacaagcagaagcaaggaagaatcgaagggaacaacaatatagggaggagcaagacgcacaaatcctcaccaccttcgacgaaccggaagatagagtaagggaaatgagcgtcgatgacgacaacgcaatcctagatactccagaagcgtccgaagacgaacgaagcgaggaagaaacgcctgcaaggctgacagccacacaagaacaagctgtacagcgatatttccccgcaccaacaggaaaacatttcgcaattcctattctagcagtggacaccaccacggcaatggaaaaccagacactatggtttccggaaggagagaaggaagacgatcctagactctcaccaagacacgcggaacatacacgtttagcatgggcatcatgcgcgtttgcaatgtgccaggcacactttcaaaccaaggcacgattggatgcgtttccgatcaggatgaaaggatatccgatcaaagcaccatacttcagatgggaactcctagaatggagagtgaagataatcaataacgatcaaacgatgatcttggaacccgattcaaacacacccatcaaatgccgagctcatacagatcctacggac aacggacgaagcgacaaaatggtattagacgccgaagtcatgggacatcgcgttcgcatacttgtggacagtggcgcgatgggcaactatatctcacccagagttgtgaatcgttaccaactaccgtggaaacacaaagaggcaccatacgagttaactgatatcgaaggaaaactttttgcctataatgacggaatcattaaccaagagactgatcatctcgaagtacagattcaaagtcattcagaagtgattcaactcgatgttatggacgtatcggaacacgacctagtgttagggtacccatggttatgggagagtaacccactgatcaactggaggacaggccaactgaagtggaacgagacttcaggccaacagaatcagcagaattcggaagaaagaacgaaatttcgtcataacttagctcatgaacagagttctgaagaaaaagaaccttcaagcaagttatccaaggaccaacgacaacaaacaagcggcagaaaagcagtcaaaacaattggatccaccgtaacgacctcgacggcgctacaaaccgggatacgaacaacaataagcaacaagaagacaaaagccaagatccgaaaggttattgccaccttaaggaaagacctcgcgaacacaaacaagaaactcgaaggagaaaagaggaacgagaacgataaagacgacaaaagcccaataacgaaagaagaaagactcaagaatatccctaaggaataccggaaatacgaaaaattattcgcagaagaattagaaaccggattaccagaacacagccaatgggatcatcagattgaattgatagacggaaagtcgacaacattccataagatttacaacttaaacgcaagagaactcgaaacactacgggagtacatcgacgagatgttagcgaaaggctacatcagagcatccacatcagaagctggatacccagttatgtttgttccaaagaaaaacgggaaactgcggttagtagtggactatcggcgattgaacgcgattaccatgaaggatcgaacaccgttgccactaatatcggaactacgggaccgattgcacggaatgaattggttcaccgctttggacctgaagggagcatacaatttgattcgaataaagaaaggccatgaatggaagacagcctttagaacgaagttcggactattcgaatacctggtaatgccattcgggcttaccaacgcaccagcgacattccaacgaatgatcaacagcgtactacgaaaatatttggacaattttgtggtagtgtatctggacgatatactgatcttctcaaaaaccctggaagaccacaaaagacatgtacacaaggtactacaagcgctacaagacgcgaagttactagtggaaccagcaaaaagcaaattccatacccaggaagtagacttcctaggacacacgatacgaccaaacgagatacgaatggaaaagacaaagattgaggcagtaaggaactggccaacaccgaagaatgtcaaggacatacaaagctttagaggctttgcgaactattacaggagattcatcaagagctacggcgaaatcgcagcacccttggatgaactcaccaagaaggataagcagtggaattggaacgatgaggcgcaatgtgcctttgacaagatcaaagaactcatcacatccgaacctgttttgagaaccttcgacccagaaaaagaaacggaactagaaaccgactcatcagactttgctctaggagcacaagttggacaaagagacgatgacggaaaactacaccctattgcgttctactcgaagaaacttcatggagcagaactcaactaccccatctacgacaaagaattcctagcaatcatcaatgctttcaaggaatttagacactatctcatgggaagcaaacacaaagttaaggtgtataccgatcataagaacatctctcattttgcgacgacgcaacaattgaatggacgacaaattcgatgggccgaatatctttcagaattcgactacgaaatcatccatcgaaaaggatccgagaacggacgaggagacgctctaagtcgaagaagcgactacgatacaggagtacctacagcaacaggaccactccttgagatcaataaaaatggcaatttccagcagaaacaactgaatgccatattgaaagtacagaaagaagacccagtatacggcaaaatacaccaatgggcaacagacaatatacaacacattggggacgtaccgacgggatgcacatgccacccaggaggagtaccaatgtatggagagaaaatctggataccaccagaattacaagaagaatgcatcaaagaaatgcatgaacatccagtctacggacatcaaggaatccgcaagacactggataagatacgacgacaatacgatttctcaggaatcaagaaaatggtcgaaaaggttgtcaacgaatgcatacaatgcggaaaaagtaaggcttcacgacataagccatacggagaactgcaaccattaccagtaccaacacgaccatgggaatcgatagctttcgatcatattacgaagctaccaatgtcaaaagaaccaatgaccaacgtggaatatgacagcatattcgtggtcacggatagactcacaaaatacggatactttttaccgtacagagaagcaagcaatgcagaagaacttgcatatgtgttcttacgaacaatagcaagtaaccatggactgccagaagaaatcatatcggacagaggaagtacatttacttctaagttttggcaagcacttatggcacaacttggaacgaatcacaagttaagcaccgcataccatccacagacagatggacagacggaaagattgaaccagacgcttgaacagtatctacgatgttacatcaatcatcaacaggacgattgggttaaatggttacctacagcgcaattggcttacaatagctcgatatcagaatcgacaaagcaaacaccagcctacgccaattacggatttaatcccgaagtatttcgaacacagcgcgaaggaccgcaagcagaacgagcgatgctgcaagcagatgaactgaagagattgcacgaagaaatgcgacacgaattggaattcgtacgaaacagaatggcacaataccataatcgtaaaagatcgaagggaccaatctttggggagggagacatggtctacctactccgacgaaacatcaaaacaacgcgaccaagcgacaaattggactacaaaaaattaggaccattcgctatcaagaaaagaatatcgacaaacaactacgaactttcattaccaaagactatgaggaatcatcctatagtacacatttcacttcttgagaaagcaccaaacaatgcaccagcagaagaagacatcgaagtcatgaacgaaacggaatatgaagtagaacggatcttagacatgaggacaagaaacaaaacacgccaatatctcattaaatggaaaagctatggagacgaggaaaacacatgggaacctacggagcacctgaagaattgccagcacctattacggcagtatcaccagcagcattcaacaaggcatccccaaacacagcgttccaatccaacacgtcaatag